In Sulfoacidibacillus ferrooxidans, the following are encoded in one genomic region:
- a CDS encoding AbrB/MazE/SpoVT family DNA-binding domain-containing protein produces the protein MKATGVCRNVDQLGRIVIPKELRHTLGMKIKDPIEYFLDGHQIILRKYQSTCEFCDARNNLIELHRKKVCSSCANELAALIRT, from the coding sequence TTGAAAGCTACCGGTGTATGTAGAAATGTAGACCAACTAGGTCGCATTGTTATACCCAAAGAACTACGCCATACGCTTGGGATGAAAATCAAAGATCCCATTGAATATTTCCTGGATGGCCATCAGATCATCCTGCGTAAATATCAGAGTACATGTGAATTTTGTGATGCTAGAAACAACTTAATCGAACTGCACAGAAAAAAGGTGTGCAGTTCGTGTGCCAACGAGTTAGCAGCACTGATACGTACCTAA